From Pseudoalteromonas piratica:
ATCGGTTCTTATTCACCACATGCGGAAGCAATTTATCAAGGTAATCGTTTCCGTTTGCTAGATGTTGAAGAGCGCAATAAGTTACTCTCAAGTATTAAACGTCACTCCTATTTATACCTTAGTCAGGGCGTAGGCTTGCCACAAAAGCGTTTTGACAAAAAAGAAGAGCGTGACGAATTTTTCGCAGTGGAAAATGCGAAGTTAGAGTTTATGAAGCAGTTACTTGATTTTGATAATCAGGGGCCAGAGCTACGAGACTTAATTCGTATACCTATGGTTTACGCATCATTTATGTTATCGACAAAGGAAGAATACGATTACCGTAATATGTATCGTGCGTATGACATTCTCAAAGATGGCATGAAGCAAGGTGAATATAATGCCAACTTTTGTGCACTTTTTCTAAGAATGGTGGGACGCTTTCCATTAGGCAGTGGTATCTATTTTATTTCCAATGATACTGAGCAAATTGAAAAAGGGATTGTTTCTTCATTGTTTCCAAAGAACCCAGAAGAACCCTATGTTAAACAAATTACTCGTAATCATATTCAATCGTTGAGTCAGAGCGAGGTATTGGTTGTTCGAAGTACCAATATATACTTTGATTCCACACGAGAAAATTCAGGCATAGATGAGGCGATCTTTACACAACGATACCAACCGCCATATGTATGGAATGCTAATGAAGTATGGGAAGTTCAAGTGCCAGCTTTAGTTTTTTGGAAGAAAGATGGCACCATAAAGCAAAGTAATTTATCGCAGATTTAAGTTAATTTACTCACTTGTTGATTTGGCAAAATTTTTCTTTTTTGCCATTTCACAAGAGGCAACAGAATGGCGATTAATAGAATGGCATAAATCATATGTGGACCTATGCCAAACATTAAAGCAAAGCATGCTGAAAAGCCGAGTACTATTGTTGGCCTATGTTTTTTGTTAATTAATACCCATGCTGATGCCATTGTTGCGAGGTAAATCAAAACAAAAACGCCATTCACCCAATTGATTAAATCTTCTAAGTCTTGCCCAGTAAAATGTGTAATAACTAACACTATGGCCATAATCAATAAAACGGTTGATAACGCACGGTGCGGCACCCTATGTTGATTCGTATGAGCTAATGCCTTTGGTAATACCCCTTGTTCGGCAAAGCTTGCAACGAGCTTAGCTAAGCTAGCTGTGTAAACATTAATAGTCGCAAGGCCACCTGCCGCACCTAGTATGCCAATTATATAGCTGCCATTATCAAAAAACTGATCAAACACGCCTACGATAGCCAGTTTAGCGTCATTAGGATGGTTGAGTACCAACACTGTAGAGATTACATAAACAATGCCGACAAGCGCACTGCCAATTATCATTGCAGGTATTACATCTTTAGCTGGGCGCTTAAATTCATTCGCCAGGTGAGACATGGCTTCAACACCTAAAAAGCTCCAAAAGGCTAATCCTGCAGCTTGAAATACTAGGCTAGATTCAAAATGAGTATAGGCAGGTGTGACTGTATTTACTTGACCGTTACTCGATAAAAATAACAGCATAATAATTGTAATGATTACTAAAGTGAGTAGAAACTGTAATTTTGCTGAAACGTGAATGCCTTTACGATTTAACAAATAAAGACAAACTAGTGCACTTAACTCCGCGAACAGAAGCTGCAAGCCATTGATGGCAATCATGCCCTGGATAAATTGAAAGGTCATAATGACTGCTGCAGGTGTACCAATAGGTACGACTAACAGAAACATTAAACCAATCATGCGCCCCGCTGTTTCGCCAAATGCTTGTTCAACAAAATAAGCGGGCCCTCGTGAGTGAGGATGAATTGATGATAGTTTGCCAAATATATAGGTGATTGGGAGTAACCCAAAGGTCAGTAATAACCAAGCGTATATTGCATTGCTACCCGACATTTCGACGGTTAGTTGCGGCAGTATAAATACCCCAGTTCCTAGCAAAGTAGTTGCCATCATGCCAGCACCTTGCCAGCGTCCAATGCCATTATTATTAATATTCATAGAGATAATGCGAGAGTAAGTTGATAGCGTTAGTATAAGAATTTTTAAACTTTCATACTGATTGAGTTACTAGGCAATATGTTACATATGCCGTTAAAATGACGGTTTTAACCAGCACAACAAAAATATTGATTGAATGAGGAATTTGTATGCAGATGGATAAGTTTGACCAGGCGATCATCGCCCAATTGAAAATAAATGCTAGGCAAAGCGTATCTGCCATCGCCGATGCTGTGAACTTATCTCGCTCTGCGGTCACTGAACGAATTAAGAAGCTTGAACGAAATGGTCAAATTAGAGGGTATCAGGTATTACTCAGTGAATCGCAAAAAGCGGGAGTGTCAGCATACTTTGAAATTCAACATCAATGTGCGCGTTGTTCAAATATCGTAAAAGTATTTCAAGTCATCCCTGAAGTGCTTACTTGTCACGGTATAACTGGTGATATGGATTTGCTCGTATTTGTTCAAACAGATTCAATGCAGCGTTTACATGAAATACGTGAATACCTAGATGCAGAGCCAGATATTGTTAAGATTAAAACGCATGTTGTTATGAGTGAATGGATAAACAATTTAGGGTAATGCATGATGCAACACTTTGATCACGACTTAGAAAGAGAAAATAACCAAGCAAGAAGTTTACTGAGAGAGGATCCTGCGATACGCAGTTTACTCGAGAGAATGCCGGATTCTGTACAACATAGTTTTACAGAAGAACAATTGGCAAATTTACGTGTCGCTTTAGGAGCGCGAAGCTGGGGCAAACATCAAATTGATTTTCGCAGCACTATCTCATTTTTTTCGTATCGTTATTATTATGTATTCGTCGCTGGTAGAAACCGCAGGGAACTATCGCGCTCTGAAAAAAGAAGAAACTTACTCATTCAATCTTTGTTGATGAGTGGCTTTTTAACTTTTTGTTCATTAATGGGATTGCTGCTTCTTTATCTGATTAAGTCAGCCATGGGGATTGATCTTTTCCCTAACTTTTCACTTGGAATTTGGAGTTGGTTCAAAGAGAACATACTGGGGTAGCATTAACATTTGGTTACGTAAAGGGATAGTTATCTATAAATTGCTGATATAGCATGAGAGGGTTACAGGAAAAGGATAAACAATGAAAATAACAAAAACTCTCGCATTGGGTTTAGTATCAGCATCAGTGCTTGCTGCTTGCTCTGTTGATAATAGTGCTTCACAAAAAGATGCTAGTATTGTTGCGCCAACTGCAAAAAAAATTCCCTTTGAAATCACTACACATGGTCATACACGTGTTGATAACTATTATTGGATGCGTGATGATAAACGTGAAGATCCTGAAATTCTTGTACATTTAGAGGCTGAAAATAGCTACACCGAACAGCAGCTAAAGCATACTGAGAGTCTTCAATCTCAGCTATTTGATGAAATAAAAGGCCGCATCGTTAAAGATGATCAATCAGTACCGGTTAAAAAAGGTGATTACTTTTACGGAAGCGAAGTGAGCGGTAACAATGAATACCGCATTTATACACGTGCAAAAGATCTAGCTGGTAACAACAAAGAAGTGCTACTCGATGTTAATGAGCTAGCAAAAAATCACGATTACTTTAGCGTATCAGGCTTATCTGCAAGTCCAGATAACAAATTATTGGCCTACGGTGAAGATACTGTTAGTCGTCGAATTTATACCATTCGTATTAAAAACCTTGAAACGGGTGAATACTTAAAAGACGAAATCAAAGACACCGAGGGTGATGTTGTTTGGGGAAATAACAACAAGTTTTTCTACTACATTAAAAAAGATCCACAAACCTTGCTTGGTTACCAAGTTTATCGACATATTCTTGGCACAGAGCAAAGCCAAGATGAGTTAGTTTACGAAGAATCAAACAAGGCTTATTACACTTACATCAGTAAGAGTAAAGATGGCCAACTCGTGTATATCCATCACTCAAGCACTGAAGCAAGTGGTGTTTCTATTCTTGATGCAAATAATATTAACGCAACACCAAAACGCTTTATTCCTCGTGAAGCAAAGCATGAATACAGCATTGCTAAACTTAACAAAGACTTTTACATCAAAACCAATTTAAATGCAGTGAACTTTCGATTAATGAAAGTAGATGAAGCTAATATTGGTGATAAAGCAAAGTGGCAGGAAGTAATCCCTGCGCGTGATAACGTTAAACTTGAAGATATTGAACTGTTCAACAATCACCTTGTTTATCAAGAACGTGAAAATGGTCTATCGTACTTTACTGTGCGCCAATTAAATACTGGCAAAGAGTACAAACTAAACTTTAAAGATTCAGCATTTGCTGCGGGAATGTACGGTAACAAT
This genomic window contains:
- the yjeH gene encoding L-methionine/branched-chain amino acid transporter — translated: MNINNNGIGRWQGAGMMATTLLGTGVFILPQLTVEMSGSNAIYAWLLLTFGLLPITYIFGKLSSIHPHSRGPAYFVEQAFGETAGRMIGLMFLLVVPIGTPAAVIMTFQFIQGMIAINGLQLLFAELSALVCLYLLNRKGIHVSAKLQFLLTLVIITIIMLLFLSSNGQVNTVTPAYTHFESSLVFQAAGLAFWSFLGVEAMSHLANEFKRPAKDVIPAMIIGSALVGIVYVISTVLVLNHPNDAKLAIVGVFDQFFDNGSYIIGILGAAGGLATINVYTASLAKLVASFAEQGVLPKALAHTNQHRVPHRALSTVLLIMAIVLVITHFTGQDLEDLINWVNGVFVLIYLATMASAWVLINKKHRPTIVLGFSACFALMFGIGPHMIYAILLIAILLPLVKWQKRKILPNQQVSKLT
- a CDS encoding Lrp/AsnC family transcriptional regulator, which encodes MDKFDQAIIAQLKINARQSVSAIADAVNLSRSAVTERIKKLERNGQIRGYQVLLSESQKAGVSAYFEIQHQCARCSNIVKVFQVIPEVLTCHGITGDMDLLVFVQTDSMQRLHEIREYLDAEPDIVKIKTHVVMSEWINNLG
- a CDS encoding 3-phosphoshikimate 1-carboxyvinyltransferase, which produces MMQHFDHDLERENNQARSLLREDPAIRSLLERMPDSVQHSFTEEQLANLRVALGARSWGKHQIDFRSTISFFSYRYYYVFVAGRNRRELSRSEKRRNLLIQSLLMSGFLTFCSLMGLLLLYLIKSAMGIDLFPNFSLGIWSWFKENILG
- a CDS encoding S9 family peptidase; this encodes MKITKTLALGLVSASVLAACSVDNSASQKDASIVAPTAKKIPFEITTHGHTRVDNYYWMRDDKREDPEILVHLEAENSYTEQQLKHTESLQSQLFDEIKGRIVKDDQSVPVKKGDYFYGSEVSGNNEYRIYTRAKDLAGNNKEVLLDVNELAKNHDYFSVSGLSASPDNKLLAYGEDTVSRRIYTIRIKNLETGEYLKDEIKDTEGDVVWGNNNKFFYYIKKDPQTLLGYQVYRHILGTEQSQDELVYEESNKAYYTYISKSKDGQLVYIHHSSTEASGVSILDANNINATPKRFIPREAKHEYSIAKLNKDFYIKTNLNAVNFRLMKVDEANIGDKAKWQEVIPARDNVKLEDIELFNNHLVYQERENGLSYFTVRQLNTGKEYKLNFKDSAFAAGMYGNNELDNSSVRLYYTSMTTPSSVFEYALENGEKTVLKEQKVLGDFNADNYASERIMVAARDGKQVPVSLVYRKDKFKKDGTNPLYQYGYGSYGATFDPTFSTSRLSLLDRGFVYAIAHIRGSEMLGRPWYDDGKKLTKQNTFNDFVDVTRTLVEKGYGAKDKVFAVGGSAGGLLMGAVINQAPELYRGVAAHVPFVDVVTTMLDESIPLTTNEYDEWGNPNDKVYYDYMLSYSPYDQVKRQAYPNLLVTTGLHDSQVQYFEPMKWVAKLREYKTDNNLLLFKTDMEAGHGGSSGRFKRINDTALEYAFFLDLLNK